In Halovivax gelatinilyticus, the following are encoded in one genomic region:
- a CDS encoding AAA family ATPase, protein MHVIGTVGLPGSGKGEAATVAREAGIPVVTMGDVVRQETADRGLDPTKDHGAVAQALRDENGPTAIAERSLPMIEDRLADHDAVLVDGIRSDAEVDVFESAFGGNFTLVSIEAPFELRRERLDLRGRDAGAADGGESLEARDERELGWGMGEAMERADVVVENTETLEQFHDRVRRVIESGPDATVEGR, encoded by the coding sequence ATGCACGTCATCGGAACCGTCGGGCTACCCGGAAGCGGCAAAGGGGAGGCCGCGACGGTGGCTCGCGAGGCGGGAATCCCGGTGGTGACGATGGGAGACGTCGTCCGCCAGGAGACGGCCGACCGCGGGCTCGACCCGACGAAAGATCACGGCGCGGTAGCCCAGGCGCTGCGAGACGAGAACGGGCCGACGGCGATCGCCGAGCGCTCGCTCCCGATGATCGAAGATCGCCTCGCAGACCACGACGCCGTCCTGGTCGACGGCATCCGCTCCGACGCCGAGGTTGACGTCTTCGAGTCGGCGTTCGGCGGAAACTTCACGCTCGTCAGTATCGAAGCGCCGTTCGAGCTCAGACGAGAACGCCTCGATCTACGCGGGAGAGACGCCGGCGCGGCCGACGGCGGCGAATCGCTCGAGGCGCGCGACGAGCGCGAACTCGGCTGGGGAATGGGCGAGGCGATGGAGCGAGCGGACGTCGTTGTCGAGAACACCGAAACGCTAGAACAATTTCACGACCGGGTTCGCCGCGTCATCGAGAGCGGCCCGGACGCGACGGTCGAGGGACGATGA
- a CDS encoding PRC-barrel domain containing protein, whose protein sequence is MSAHYTDDEEGKRVVTADGDEIGMVSEVRDGRLHVDPDPGMTDSIKASLGWGDADEDTYALDDDKVESVTDDEIHIGRM, encoded by the coding sequence ATGTCCGCACACTACACAGACGACGAGGAAGGAAAGCGCGTCGTAACCGCAGACGGCGACGAGATCGGCATGGTGAGCGAAGTCCGGGACGGCCGACTCCACGTCGATCCTGATCCGGGTATGACCGACTCGATCAAGGCCTCGCTCGGGTGGGGCGACGCCGACGAGGACACCTACGCGCTCGATGACGACAAAGTCGAATCCGTCACCGACGACGAGATTCACATCGGCCGGATGTAA
- a CDS encoding nucleoside triphosphate pyrophosphohydrolase — protein METEYDKLVRDEIPEIIERSGDTPVWHRADDAEYERRLHEKLREEVDEYADDPSTEELADVLEVIHAIRAHTGVTDEQLERRRAQKAEDRGRFDERIVLERVES, from the coding sequence ATGGAAACCGAGTACGACAAGCTCGTTCGCGACGAGATCCCGGAGATCATCGAACGGAGCGGCGACACGCCGGTCTGGCACCGAGCCGACGACGCCGAGTACGAGCGTCGCCTCCACGAGAAATTGAGAGAGGAGGTAGACGAGTACGCGGACGATCCGAGCACCGAAGAGTTGGCCGACGTGCTCGAAGTGATCCACGCGATTCGAGCCCACACCGGCGTGACCGATGAGCAACTCGAACGGCGACGCGCGCAGAAAGCCGAAGATCGCGGGCGGTTCGACGAGCGAATCGTTTTAGAACGCGTCGAATCGTGA
- a CDS encoding creatininase family protein, producing MQLSERTWPEMDDYFDEHSIALVPLGSTEQHGPHLPQGTDYMIAQGLAREAAERTGFLCTPTVTIGVSDHHRQFSGTMWVEPPVFREYVESVTRNLTYHGVDRVIYVNAHGGNIQHLREVGRSLRRDGTAYAIEWMWDESIPGLVDELFETNGPHAGPKETSMIAYLRDLVREDELEAAYENGMAPVDRAHFTRNGARTFHDAIENSDNGAFGDPRDASAEKGEQLFEAATDQLVELAEWLDGRPSEELLPVDHV from the coding sequence ATGCAGCTGTCGGAACGGACCTGGCCGGAGATGGACGACTACTTCGACGAGCACTCGATCGCGCTCGTCCCGCTGGGATCGACGGAGCAGCACGGACCGCACCTCCCGCAGGGAACCGATTACATGATCGCCCAGGGGCTCGCCCGCGAGGCCGCCGAGCGGACGGGTTTTCTCTGTACGCCGACGGTGACGATCGGCGTCAGCGACCACCACCGCCAGTTCTCGGGGACGATGTGGGTCGAGCCGCCGGTGTTCAGAGAGTACGTCGAGAGCGTCACGCGAAACCTCACCTACCACGGCGTCGATCGGGTCATCTACGTCAACGCCCACGGCGGCAACATCCAGCACCTGCGCGAGGTGGGCCGTAGCCTTCGACGCGACGGGACGGCCTACGCCATCGAGTGGATGTGGGACGAGTCGATTCCGGGGCTCGTCGACGAGCTCTTCGAGACGAACGGCCCGCACGCCGGCCCGAAAGAGACCTCGATGATCGCCTACCTCAGAGATCTCGTCCGCGAGGACGAACTCGAGGCGGCCTACGAGAACGGCATGGCGCCCGTCGATCGAGCCCACTTCACCAGAAACGGGGCACGCACGTTCCACGACGCGATCGAAAACTCCGACAACGGCGCCTTCGGCGATCCCCGCGACGCGTCAGCCGAGAAGGGCGAGCAACTCTTCGAGGCGGCGACCGACCAGCTCGTCGAACTCGCCGAGTGGCTCGACGGGCGCCCGAGCGAGGAACTCCTCCCGGTCGATCACGTGTGA
- a CDS encoding DUF6884 domain-containing protein, with translation MTEFFLISCSKSKLEGVHRACDLYGPSDIFGKRKRLAERDGVAYGILSAQFGYLRPWEATPDYEKHISERTPVWGAFVLRDILSDLDYWEVDQVTILAGKRYVDPLVSELKARGYDVLDYNRGLRPGERNSALKEVLLPGEQSQLVTDGSGGEQR, from the coding sequence ATGACTGAGTTCTTCCTCATCAGCTGCTCGAAGTCAAAGCTGGAGGGTGTTCATCGGGCCTGCGATCTCTACGGACCGAGCGACATATTCGGAAAGCGAAAGCGTCTCGCAGAGCGTGATGGGGTGGCCTACGGCATTCTCTCTGCACAATTCGGCTATCTACGGCCGTGGGAGGCGACACCGGATTACGAGAAACACATTAGCGAACGAACTCCGGTATGGGGCGCGTTCGTACTACGCGATATCCTTTCCGATCTCGACTATTGGGAGGTGGATCAGGTCACGATCCTGGCTGGAAAGCGGTACGTTGATCCGCTGGTGTCTGAGTTAAAGGCACGCGGCTACGACGTTCTCGATTACAACCGTGGCCTTCGGCCAGGTGAGCGTAACTCTGCGCTGAAAGAGGTGCTTCTACCGGGTGAGCAGAGTCAGTTGGTGACGGACGGTTCGGGAGGTGAGCAGCGGTGA
- a CDS encoding DNA-binding protein, producing MSQVEITPHESHGRWKWAEWGRGPYTALSKVMLGPPFEGHLEFTTDVDGEPWHIEVTYSKSGFAPAASDPIDAPRLYEWDIVGRGPGESKASYNLSPRFPDMRHWETGESVNLPWESQFGDVEGVDVEYSPSNIEPERALELLPEFFHAIFEEAGEPIYRKYFRKPPHPEYSREWAHERYVRIRREWAERLATSGVLQKVMHHLTDMEGVKAELKIDNEEVINHQNRLVLDPASVGELLPGHSYGRKFEIYQLKNADAVDKDHPSYHPKVEVLVNKAMNDGEAWAWGERRSVVEEIEESLLNFLAWDDIPLSPDATGVYVADDHFEAVARDDPIEIYSDPTPRLEAKSDHLLLTTLRDMGDTAEQVAGAVATDGGARVGDLAEELGKHPATIYRAIQDLGDIIQLDAGQVSYRARKYREEIRALVESAEYAIDSYADRMQSIMGMADHIADCSPFQKWLAKNGAEIEFDESGEPKRMRIDGILSMLKSDSFETAQEIASDALYKWTRSGNDPLPLRRTLMTWKTPSGDTETGYVGAVADR from the coding sequence GTGTCGCAGGTCGAGATCACCCCTCACGAGAGCCATGGCCGTTGGAAGTGGGCCGAGTGGGGCCGCGGGCCGTATACCGCGCTCTCGAAGGTGATGCTGGGTCCGCCGTTCGAAGGCCACCTGGAATTTACCACCGACGTCGATGGCGAGCCCTGGCACATCGAGGTGACCTACTCGAAGTCAGGATTCGCGCCCGCCGCGAGCGACCCGATCGACGCGCCGCGCCTCTACGAGTGGGATATCGTAGGCCGTGGGCCGGGCGAGTCGAAAGCCTCGTACAACCTCTCGCCGCGGTTTCCCGATATGCGCCACTGGGAGACGGGCGAGTCGGTGAATCTCCCGTGGGAATCGCAGTTCGGAGACGTCGAAGGCGTCGACGTCGAGTACTCGCCGTCGAATATCGAACCGGAGCGAGCGCTCGAATTGCTCCCCGAGTTCTTCCACGCGATTTTCGAGGAAGCCGGCGAGCCGATCTATCGGAAGTACTTTCGGAAACCACCCCACCCGGAATACAGCCGCGAGTGGGCGCACGAGCGTTACGTCCGAATCCGTCGCGAATGGGCCGAGCGGCTGGCGACGTCGGGCGTTCTCCAGAAGGTGATGCACCACCTGACGGACATGGAAGGTGTGAAAGCCGAGCTGAAGATCGACAACGAGGAGGTGATTAACCACCAGAACCGCCTCGTTCTCGATCCGGCATCGGTGGGTGAACTCCTCCCCGGACACAGCTACGGCCGCAAGTTCGAGATCTACCAGCTGAAGAACGCCGATGCGGTTGACAAAGACCACCCGTCGTATCACCCGAAGGTCGAGGTACTGGTGAACAAGGCGATGAACGACGGCGAAGCGTGGGCGTGGGGTGAGCGCCGATCGGTCGTCGAGGAGATCGAGGAATCGCTATTGAATTTCCTCGCTTGGGACGATATTCCACTGAGTCCCGACGCGACGGGCGTGTACGTCGCTGACGACCATTTCGAAGCGGTCGCGAGGGATGACCCGATCGAGATCTACTCCGACCCCACGCCGCGCCTCGAAGCGAAGAGCGACCATCTGCTACTGACGACGCTACGCGACATGGGCGACACCGCCGAGCAAGTCGCCGGCGCCGTCGCGACCGACGGCGGTGCCCGAGTCGGCGATCTCGCCGAGGAACTCGGTAAGCACCCGGCGACGATCTACCGCGCGATCCAGGATCTCGGTGACATCATCCAGCTAGACGCCGGCCAGGTGAGTTACCGAGCGCGGAAGTATCGCGAGGAGATCCGTGCGCTCGTCGAGAGCGCCGAGTACGCGATCGACAGCTATGCCGACCGAATGCAGTCGATTATGGGCATGGCGGATCACATCGCCGACTGCTCGCCGTTTCAGAAGTGGCTCGCGAAGAACGGCGCTGAAATCGAGTTTGACGAGAGCGGCGAACCCAAGCGGATGCGAATCGACGGGATTCTCTCGATGCTGAAATCCGATAGCTTCGAGACTGCCCAGGAGATCGCGAGCGATGCGCTGTACAAGTGGACGCGATCAGGGAACGATCCGCTGCCGCTCCGACGAACGCTGATGACCTGGAAGACGCCGAGCGGCGATACTGAAACGGGCTATGTCGGTGCCGTCGCTGATCGCTGA
- a CDS encoding DUF7692 domain-containing protein produces the protein MARQKIPASVRIRTDDGNEWRFRSIEKAAEFYDCNRSDAVAYACEDLTQQVAAARRVLARDDLTAEQREEIAETLSTRAVSFDVETEIVVKKN, from the coding sequence ATGGCCCGACAGAAGATTCCGGCGAGTGTGCGTATCCGAACGGACGACGGCAACGAATGGCGGTTTCGGTCGATCGAGAAAGCCGCCGAGTTCTACGACTGTAACCGAAGCGATGCCGTAGCGTACGCCTGCGAGGATCTGACTCAGCAGGTTGCCGCTGCGCGCCGGGTACTCGCCCGGGACGACCTCACCGCCGAGCAGCGCGAGGAGATCGCCGAGACGCTCTCGACGAGAGCCGTTAGCTTCGACGTCGAGACCGAGATCGTGGTCAAGAAGAATTAG
- a CDS encoding AAA family ATPase: MSGNGGYDAADLADKIREGEVNANIGAVLADTKTAGNIMLACERADLDADTSPLMTMLDRTEETDMLRGARKRGHVPSMNAATGLSDRRTDATGYDRLINEIKKPASQTLIKGPKGSGKTTKASDIIRELDREYWNEEADEPGLSIFTNVKFRGVDDLDHVTFGETVSEMLVWNRDTKGEKVALLDEISTTLNSHANPGGDVRRTVSRFINALRKGEGGSTRLILIGHEHDTDVAAILRNQSDLVIRADGKVDDGLIDCVTVFDGWNDYLKESHWFRVRGLLDVPSESPYRVPTNYFAHFELDLDAPEKQIQRGRLIEKWERYQSDYQRDEEADDRRVSCRGIKDDGKDCNALTDHESGFCPYHREQWDGDGDPRFDDRDRDADGGTNDQ, translated from the coding sequence ATGAGCGGAAACGGCGGCTACGACGCGGCGGACCTCGCCGACAAGATCCGCGAAGGCGAGGTGAACGCGAACATCGGCGCGGTTCTCGCCGACACCAAGACGGCGGGGAACATCATGCTCGCGTGCGAACGCGCCGATCTCGACGCGGATACCTCGCCGCTGATGACCATGCTCGACCGCACCGAAGAAACCGACATGCTACGCGGAGCGCGCAAACGCGGTCACGTCCCGAGTATGAACGCGGCGACCGGTCTCAGCGACCGGCGGACGGACGCCACAGGCTACGACCGGCTTATCAACGAGATCAAGAAACCGGCGTCACAGACGCTCATCAAAGGCCCGAAGGGATCGGGAAAGACGACGAAGGCGAGCGACATCATTCGCGAACTCGACCGCGAATACTGGAACGAGGAAGCCGACGAACCCGGCCTCTCGATCTTTACCAACGTCAAGTTTCGCGGCGTCGACGACCTCGATCACGTCACATTCGGAGAGACGGTCTCGGAAATGCTCGTCTGGAATCGCGACACGAAAGGCGAGAAGGTCGCGCTGCTCGACGAAATATCGACGACGCTCAACTCGCACGCGAACCCCGGCGGCGACGTGCGACGGACGGTCTCGCGGTTTATCAACGCGCTCAGGAAAGGCGAAGGGGGATCGACGCGACTCATCCTCATCGGTCACGAGCATGATACCGACGTGGCGGCGATCCTTCGGAATCAAAGCGATCTCGTCATACGCGCCGATGGAAAGGTCGATGATGGCCTAATCGACTGCGTGACGGTCTTCGACGGGTGGAACGACTACCTCAAAGAATCTCACTGGTTCCGCGTTCGTGGACTGCTCGACGTCCCAAGCGAGTCGCCGTATCGCGTACCGACGAACTACTTCGCACACTTCGAACTCGATCTCGACGCGCCGGAAAAGCAGATCCAGCGCGGGCGACTCATCGAGAAATGGGAGCGTTACCAGAGCGATTACCAGCGTGACGAGGAAGCCGACGACCGGCGCGTATCCTGTCGCGGGATCAAAGACGACGGTAAGGACTGCAACGCGCTCACGGACCACGAGAGCGGGTTCTGTCCGTACCACCGCGAGCAATGGGACGGCGACGGCGATCCGCGATTCGACGATCGCGATCGAGACGCCGACGGGGGTACCAACGACCAATGA
- a CDS encoding DUF4925 domain-containing protein, translating to MIGRLTPGDFTAYLVVWLIVLAALVGGIVYVASGGAVAEDGDHELDEFTNETVELTNATAYVYVDLETNETIGDNATAIVEIDNASGELVIDDELDLEADETISAEYEMDEYDDLDRDSNVTVTVFADDGDLDDAEIGTVDESGGGVIGDASSRDLGIGAIGVLIGIVGVGLLARGAN from the coding sequence ATGATCGGGCGACTCACTCCGGGCGACTTCACGGCGTATCTGGTCGTCTGGCTGATCGTACTGGCGGCTCTCGTCGGCGGAATCGTCTACGTCGCCTCCGGTGGAGCCGTCGCAGAAGACGGAGATCACGAACTCGACGAGTTCACGAACGAGACCGTCGAGCTTACCAACGCGACGGCGTACGTCTACGTCGATCTCGAAACGAACGAGACGATCGGCGATAACGCGACCGCGATCGTCGAAATCGACAACGCGAGCGGCGAGCTGGTGATCGACGACGAACTCGATCTCGAAGCGGATGAAACGATCTCCGCCGAGTACGAGATGGACGAGTACGACGATCTCGATCGCGATTCGAACGTGACGGTCACCGTCTTTGCAGACGACGGCGATCTCGACGACGCCGAGATCGGCACGGTGGACGAGTCGGGCGGCGGCGTGATCGGCGATGCGTCGAGTCGCGATCTCGGTATCGGCGCAATCGGCGTTCTAATCGGAATTGTCGGAGTCGGGCTCCTGGCCCGTGGTGCGAATTGA
- a CDS encoding type IV pilin, translating into MNGKTVCNKLVGSDEERAVSPVIGVILMVAITVILAAVIAVFVMDIGDDQSSPINAHVNADQTGDGIELSVTDPGSAEGFVLRGPGVPGEVAISDDYGTASPTHELDLSADLAAGQDGATSNLSASTGSSIVITDGSPFVDNTANSDESWLSGTVNIVAIDGDQEEQVGSFQAPE; encoded by the coding sequence ATGAATGGAAAAACAGTCTGCAATAAGCTGGTTGGATCGGACGAAGAACGCGCAGTCTCCCCCGTGATAGGGGTCATATTAATGGTCGCCATTACGGTCATATTGGCTGCTGTAATCGCAGTGTTCGTAATGGACATCGGCGACGACCAGAGTTCGCCAATCAATGCCCACGTGAACGCTGACCAAACTGGGGATGGAATCGAACTATCTGTGACGGATCCTGGTTCCGCGGAAGGGTTCGTTCTTCGTGGCCCTGGGGTCCCAGGTGAAGTCGCAATCTCGGATGATTATGGAACGGCCAGTCCAACCCATGAATTAGATCTTTCTGCTGACTTGGCAGCTGGCCAAGATGGGGCCACCAGTAACTTAAGCGCTTCAACTGGCTCGTCTATCGTTATAACCGATGGAAGTCCCTTTGTTGACAATACAGCAAATAGTGATGAAAGCTGGCTCTCAGGAACGGTGAACATCGTCGCGATCGACGGCGACCAGGAAGAGCAGGTTGGCTCCTTCCAGGCTCCAGAATAA
- a CDS encoding type IV pilin, whose product MNGRTLRDKLVGSDDERAVSPVIGVILMVAITVILAAVIAVFVMDIGDDQSSPLNAHVSADVGSDTVELTVTEAGDADEFILRGAGIDTDYTLGDDELAPSAGSGFEVTDSLGPDFTEGQTVNIVAKSGDQEENAGSFEVPEGLAN is encoded by the coding sequence ATGAACGGACGAACACTACGCGATAAGCTGGTGGGATCGGACGATGAACGAGCGGTATCCCCGGTGATAGGGGTAATTTTGATGGTCGCCATTACGGTTATTCTGGCGGCTGTTATCGCGGTCTTCGTGATGGACATCGGTGACGATCAGAGTTCGCCGCTAAACGCGCATGTGAGTGCAGACGTTGGTAGTGACACCGTTGAATTAACCGTTACGGAAGCAGGAGACGCGGATGAGTTCATTCTCCGAGGTGCAGGTATAGACACAGATTATACACTTGGTGATGACGAACTTGCCCCATCTGCCGGATCAGGTTTCGAAGTAACTGATTCGTTAGGACCAGATTTCACCGAAGGTCAAACCGTTAACATTGTGGCAAAGAGTGGAGATCAAGAGGAAAATGCGGGATCCTTCGAAGTTCCTGAGGGGCTCGCCAATTGA
- a CDS encoding site-specific integrase, protein MGSLDPITPTEAVEMYHEAMRDEHAASTRTSAVYRLDAFVQFCDEHEIENLNDLDGRDLIRFRTWRREGKGDGRTPIKLVTLKGQLATLRRFLRFAANISAVEPELYEQLNLPTLKNGEAVSESTLKPERAISILQYLERAKPASRDHIIVMLLWRTGARTGGIRALDLRDLDLDGSHPRLAGPAIHFVHRPETDTPLKNHDQGTRWNRISDSTARYLKDYVEYHRPDTTDSHGREPLLATSHGRIVGNTIRTALYRVTRPCWRGEPCPHDKDPDTCEATYLDHASKCPSARSPHDVRSGRVTYYRREDVPRRIVQDRLNASEDILDRHYDRRSDREQAEQRSNHLPDL, encoded by the coding sequence ATGGGGTCGCTCGATCCCATCACACCCACCGAGGCGGTGGAGATGTATCACGAGGCGATGCGGGACGAACACGCCGCCTCGACGCGAACCAGCGCCGTCTATCGACTCGACGCGTTCGTTCAGTTCTGCGACGAACACGAGATCGAGAACTTGAACGATCTCGACGGGCGCGACCTGATCCGATTTCGCACCTGGCGACGAGAAGGGAAGGGCGACGGTCGAACCCCGATCAAACTCGTCACCCTGAAAGGGCAACTGGCGACGCTCCGCCGGTTTCTTCGTTTCGCCGCTAACATCTCGGCGGTCGAACCGGAGCTATACGAGCAGTTGAATCTCCCGACGCTCAAGAACGGAGAGGCTGTTTCCGAGTCCACACTGAAGCCGGAGCGAGCGATCTCGATCCTTCAGTACCTCGAACGGGCGAAACCCGCGTCACGGGACCACATCATCGTGATGCTACTCTGGCGAACGGGCGCTCGAACCGGTGGAATTCGAGCGCTTGACCTTCGCGACCTGGATCTCGACGGATCACACCCGCGACTCGCGGGGCCGGCGATCCACTTCGTTCACCGGCCAGAGACCGACACCCCGCTGAAAAACCACGATCAGGGGACGCGATGGAACCGCATCAGCGACTCGACGGCTCGGTATCTCAAAGATTACGTCGAGTACCACCGGCCGGACACGACGGACAGCCACGGGCGCGAGCCGCTTCTCGCGACGAGTCACGGCCGGATCGTGGGGAACACGATTCGAACCGCGCTGTACCGGGTTACGCGGCCGTGCTGGCGCGGTGAGCCGTGTCCGCACGACAAGGACCCGGACACGTGCGAGGCCACCTACCTCGATCACGCGAGTAAGTGCCCGTCTGCACGATCACCGCACGACGTTCGTAGCGGTCGAGTGACCTACTACCGGCGCGAGGATGTCCCCCGTCGGATCGTTCAGGATCGGCTCAACGCGAGCGAGGATATTCTCGACCGGCATTACGACCGCCGGAGCGACCGCGAGCAGGCAGAACAGCGCAGCAACCACCTTCCAGACCTATGA